In Idiomarina sp. PL1-037, a single genomic region encodes these proteins:
- a CDS encoding trans-sulfuration enzyme family protein, giving the protein MSTDLKPHNNKWQPATQVIHAGAAHDDPHGALTAPLYQTSTFRFSSAEQGTRRFAGEEEGYIYSRLGNPTTAELERRMASLEGYEAAAAAATGMGAIAAATMAFVRSGDHIVVSDAIYGCSFALFSELFERFGVEADFIDLNNEGLLKETLRENTRLVFLETPANPHLKVVDIEKVHAVIADLDIRLVVDNTFMTPLMQQPKRHGADIVVHSATKFLNGHGDVVAGIICGSDDDINTIKSTTLKDMGATISPHDAWLILRGLKTLDVRMQRHCENADAVYDFLAARNDIKKIYYPGAPDHEAQALMGKQMSRNGAVIAFELEGDEAKARYFLNQLRMIALAVSLGDAETLIQHPASMTHSPYTPEARLKAGISDTLIRIAVGLEAADDIIADLEQALEACRVQWQQSA; this is encoded by the coding sequence ATGTCTACTGATTTAAAACCACATAATAATAAATGGCAGCCAGCGACTCAGGTAATTCATGCCGGAGCCGCGCATGACGACCCTCATGGGGCGTTGACCGCTCCACTTTATCAGACATCGACTTTTCGGTTTTCTTCTGCCGAGCAGGGCACTCGTCGCTTTGCTGGTGAGGAAGAAGGCTACATTTACAGCCGTTTAGGTAATCCGACAACAGCTGAATTAGAGCGCCGGATGGCATCGCTTGAAGGCTATGAAGCTGCTGCGGCGGCTGCGACAGGAATGGGCGCTATTGCGGCTGCTACTATGGCTTTTGTGCGCAGCGGTGATCATATTGTGGTATCCGATGCCATATACGGCTGTAGCTTTGCATTGTTCAGCGAATTGTTTGAGCGCTTTGGTGTTGAAGCCGACTTTATTGATTTAAACAACGAAGGCTTATTGAAAGAAACTCTGCGAGAAAATACCCGGCTAGTTTTTCTGGAAACTCCGGCTAACCCTCATCTGAAAGTGGTTGATATCGAAAAAGTTCATGCCGTCATTGCTGACTTAGACATTCGCCTGGTGGTGGATAATACCTTTATGACGCCGCTGATGCAGCAGCCTAAACGACATGGTGCCGATATTGTTGTGCATAGTGCAACCAAATTTCTTAACGGGCACGGCGATGTGGTAGCCGGCATTATCTGTGGCAGTGACGATGATATCAATACCATTAAAAGCACAACCTTAAAAGACATGGGCGCCACCATTAGTCCACACGACGCCTGGCTTATACTGCGTGGTCTGAAAACTCTCGACGTGCGCATGCAGCGCCACTGTGAAAACGCCGATGCGGTTTATGATTTTTTGGCCGCGCGTAACGATATTAAGAAGATATACTACCCCGGAGCGCCTGACCACGAGGCGCAGGCTTTAATGGGTAAGCAGATGAGCCGTAACGGGGCGGTTATCGCTTTTGAACTGGAAGGCGATGAAGCGAAAGCACGTTACTTTCTGAATCAATTGCGAATGATAGCTCTGGCGGTGAGCCTGGGTGACGCTGAAACTCTCATTCAACACCCGGCGTCAATGACGCATTCTCCGTATACTCCGGAGGCTCGTCTTAAAGCGGGAATTTCGGATACATTGATTCGAATTGCGGTAGGCTTAGAAGCAGCAGACGATATTATCGCAGATCTTGAACAAGCGTTAGAAGCTTGCCGTGTGCAATGGCAGCAATCTGCGTAA
- the maiA gene encoding maleylacetoacetate isomerase, translated as MKLYGYWRSSASYRVRIALNLKGLAYEYEPVHLVKDGGQQHSEAYRKLNPARLVPTFIDGDVRLNQSLAIIEYLEECYPETPLLPSTPADKARVRALAYDLACELQPVTNLRVLQYLTGELNCSDEQRSAWIANWVEKSFTAFEQRLTESAGDYCYGNSVTLADICLIPQVYNAQRFNLDLSSYPTLMAVHERLQALDAVQQARPENQADAQ; from the coding sequence ATGAAACTTTACGGCTACTGGCGCTCAAGCGCCAGTTACCGGGTTCGTATTGCGTTAAACCTGAAAGGGCTGGCGTACGAGTACGAACCGGTGCATTTAGTGAAAGACGGCGGACAACAGCACAGTGAAGCTTATAGAAAGCTTAATCCTGCGCGGTTGGTTCCTACTTTTATAGATGGTGACGTTAGGTTAAATCAGTCCTTAGCCATTATTGAGTATCTGGAAGAGTGCTACCCGGAAACCCCTTTACTGCCCTCTACTCCTGCTGATAAAGCCAGAGTTAGAGCGTTGGCTTATGATCTTGCTTGCGAACTGCAACCCGTCACTAATTTACGGGTGTTGCAGTATTTAACCGGTGAGCTTAACTGTAGCGATGAACAACGTTCTGCATGGATTGCAAACTGGGTAGAAAAAAGTTTTACCGCATTTGAGCAGCGGCTGACCGAATCTGCAGGTGATTATTGCTATGGTAATTCGGTAACATTGGCCGATATCTGTTTGATACCTCAGGTATACAATGCGCAGCGCTTTAATTTGGATTTATCTTCTTATCCAACATTGATGGCAGTGCATGAACGTTTGCAGGCGCTTGACGCAGTGCAACAGGCTCGGCCTGAAAATCAAGCGGATGCACAGTAA
- a CDS encoding 4a-hydroxytetrahydrobiopterin dehydratase, which yields MSNLENARCEACHADAPQVSDDELKELMREIPEWTPVTNDGVMMLQREFKFKNFKQAMAFTNRVGDLAEEEKHHPELLTEWGKVTVTWWTHSINGLHKNDFIMAAKTDGALEA from the coding sequence ATGTCAAACTTGGAAAATGCACGTTGCGAAGCGTGCCATGCAGACGCGCCACAAGTCAGCGATGACGAGTTGAAAGAATTGATGCGTGAAATCCCCGAGTGGACGCCAGTAACAAATGATGGTGTCATGATGCTGCAGCGTGAGTTTAAGTTCAAAAACTTTAAACAAGCAATGGCATTCACGAACCGCGTAGGCGACCTTGCTGAGGAGGAGAAACATCATCCTGAACTGCTCACTGAGTGGGGCAAGGTAACGGTTACTTGGTGGACTCACTCCATTAACGGTTTACATAAAAACGACTTCATTATGGCGGCAAAAACTGACGGTGCGCTTGAAGCTTAA
- the tyrR gene encoding transcriptional regulator TyrR: protein MRLEITCDDRLGICQDVLQILRDHEIDLRGIEVDPKGKIFLNFPELAFDDFRHLMPQIRRIPNIIDVKTIPYMPFEREHYEFSLLLSTLPDPVLSIDSKGHIDIINDAGLRLLAGQEDNLKGEPLMHYVHGISLQRWLDKQPRDPIYEAVTIGNSEYYAQLLPIWVNDEEGRTAFAGAVMTCKSEPVTATWQSEDNEKAFERLLTDNSTMKRVIKDAQRMAELDAPLLIEGETGVGKELLAKACHLASQRQDKPFLAINCAALPDNVAESELFGHGEGSISSQSTRKTGVLEQSAGGTVLLDSVSEMSIGLQAKLLRFLEDGVFRRIGEEQEVSVDVRVICTAQGNLYELVENGEFREDLYYRLNVLALNVPPLRERKSDILLLAEHFVIQACKRLGRSQVNLSRAAKERLKRYQWPGNVRQLENTMFRSVSMIEGYTLEPADIRLPELSQEDDQLALDIDDMSLDDAVRRFESHVLRRLYPSFPSTRQLAKRLGLSHTAVANKLRDYGIGKQRSGRARKAEQTKK from the coding sequence ATGCGACTTGAGATAACGTGTGATGACCGTCTTGGTATTTGTCAGGATGTTCTGCAAATTTTGCGAGACCACGAAATTGATTTACGTGGTATTGAAGTCGATCCTAAAGGAAAAATATTCCTCAATTTTCCCGAATTAGCTTTCGATGACTTTCGGCATTTGATGCCTCAAATTCGTCGCATTCCCAATATTATTGACGTAAAAACCATCCCTTACATGCCGTTTGAACGCGAGCATTATGAATTTAGTTTATTACTAAGCACCTTGCCGGACCCCGTTCTCTCTATAGATAGTAAAGGCCATATCGACATTATCAATGACGCAGGTTTACGGTTGTTAGCGGGTCAGGAAGACAACCTGAAAGGTGAGCCGTTGATGCATTACGTGCATGGCATCTCTTTACAGCGCTGGCTGGATAAACAACCCCGGGATCCTATTTACGAAGCTGTAACGATAGGCAATTCTGAATACTACGCACAATTATTGCCTATTTGGGTTAATGATGAGGAAGGTCGCACAGCGTTTGCCGGTGCGGTAATGACTTGTAAGTCAGAGCCCGTAACTGCAACCTGGCAGAGTGAGGATAATGAAAAAGCCTTTGAACGTCTCTTAACCGATAACAGCACGATGAAGCGTGTGATTAAAGATGCTCAGCGCATGGCTGAACTTGACGCGCCGCTGTTAATTGAAGGTGAAACGGGTGTTGGTAAAGAGCTGTTGGCAAAAGCCTGTCACTTAGCTAGCCAGCGCCAGGATAAACCCTTTTTGGCCATAAACTGTGCAGCACTGCCAGACAATGTTGCTGAGAGCGAACTGTTCGGTCATGGAGAAGGCAGCATAAGCAGCCAGAGCACTCGTAAAACCGGGGTTCTGGAGCAATCTGCCGGGGGCACTGTGTTACTGGACTCAGTCAGTGAAATGTCCATTGGCCTGCAGGCAAAATTACTGCGCTTTTTAGAAGATGGCGTGTTTCGCCGTATAGGTGAAGAGCAGGAAGTGAGTGTAGACGTAAGGGTCATTTGCACAGCCCAGGGTAACCTCTATGAACTTGTTGAAAACGGTGAGTTTCGCGAAGACCTATATTATCGGCTTAACGTCCTGGCACTGAATGTCCCGCCGCTGCGTGAACGCAAAAGCGATATTTTATTGTTGGCAGAGCATTTTGTGATTCAGGCTTGTAAGAGACTCGGGCGCAGTCAGGTAAACTTAAGCCGGGCGGCGAAAGAGCGACTCAAACGTTATCAATGGCCGGGTAATGTGCGCCAGCTGGAAAATACCATGTTCCGTTCGGTTTCAATGATAGAAGGTTATACGCTGGAGCCCGCCGATATCCGTTTGCCGGAGTTGAGTCAGGAAGATGACCAACTAGCACTGGATATCGACGATATGAGTCTGGACGATGCGGTACGTCGTTTTGAGAGCCACGTATTACGCCGTTTGTATCCTAGCTTCCCCAGTACACGTCAATTGGCAAAACGCTTAGGACTTTCCCATACCGCAGTGGCTAATAAATTACGCGATTATGGCATTGGTAAGCAACGCAGCGGTCGTGCCCGTAAAGCAGAACAGACAAAAAAGTAG
- the hppD gene encoding 4-hydroxyphenylpyruvate dioxygenase, with product MTDKMINPLNTDGFEFVEYTAPDQKGIDALKDLFDKLGFTEVAKHNSKQAWLYKQNDINFIINAEPGGQAEEFAKDHGPSVCGMAWRVEDAAHALKHSLENGAKAFPADKGVVEGVPAVFGIGESALYFVDNYENHEIYKQHFDFYENWEAKMSEHAAGLFEIDHLTHNVFRGNMDTWAGFYERIGNFREIRYFDIEGKLTGLLSRAMTAPCGKIRIPINESHDDKSQIEEYLKEYKGEGIQHIALTSDNIYKTVKDLRSIGMDFMDTPETYYEKVNDRVEGHQEDLDALREQRILIDGAPTKDGILLQIFTQTVIGPVFFEIIQRKGNEGFGEGNFKALFESIEEDQIRRGVLSDA from the coding sequence ATGACAGATAAAATGATTAATCCGTTAAATACAGACGGTTTTGAGTTCGTTGAGTATACCGCTCCGGACCAGAAAGGCATTGATGCTTTAAAAGACTTGTTCGACAAACTGGGTTTCACTGAAGTGGCTAAGCACAACAGCAAGCAGGCCTGGTTGTACAAACAGAACGACATTAATTTCATTATTAACGCTGAACCGGGTGGGCAGGCTGAAGAGTTTGCGAAAGACCATGGTCCAAGTGTTTGTGGTATGGCATGGCGCGTGGAAGATGCAGCCCATGCATTGAAGCACTCACTTGAAAATGGTGCTAAAGCTTTCCCTGCCGATAAAGGCGTTGTAGAAGGTGTACCTGCGGTGTTTGGTATTGGCGAAAGTGCGTTGTATTTTGTCGACAACTACGAAAACCATGAAATTTATAAGCAGCATTTCGACTTCTACGAAAACTGGGAAGCGAAAATGAGCGAGCACGCCGCTGGCCTGTTTGAAATAGATCATCTGACGCACAACGTATTCCGCGGCAACATGGATACCTGGGCTGGCTTTTATGAGCGCATTGGTAACTTCCGTGAAATTCGCTACTTTGATATTGAAGGCAAACTGACAGGCTTGTTAAGCCGGGCTATGACAGCACCTTGCGGTAAAATCCGTATTCCAATTAACGAATCTCACGATGACAAATCGCAAATTGAAGAATACTTAAAAGAGTACAAAGGTGAAGGCATTCAGCATATTGCTTTAACCAGTGACAATATCTATAAAACCGTAAAAGATCTGCGTTCCATTGGTATGGACTTCATGGATACACCGGAAACCTACTACGAGAAAGTCAATGATCGTGTCGAAGGGCATCAGGAAGATTTAGATGCACTGCGTGAACAGCGCATCCTAATCGACGGAGCACCAACAAAAGACGGCATTTTGCTGCAAATATTCACACAGACCGTTATCGGTCCGGTGTTCTTTGAAATCATTCAGCGTAAAGGCAATGAAGGTTTCGGCGAAGGTAACTTCAAAGCGCTATTCGAAAGTATTGAAGAAGACCAGATCCGCCGGGGAGTGTTAAGCGATGCGTAA
- a CDS encoding TIGR01620 family protein, with translation MSDPRKLTYYPVDEPAVEFSDTYNTPGQPGHEPVSGQATAGAKSGRWGKWLALGLVVALTAAVIESVLMVIERFQQNIFLGSLWAVGFGVIALALLGFMVREIRLLQKLKRRWKKQSEDSKPEQQLQLLQHPDLEHRWQQIKQPYWSADEERERFEVDVLNRIDQQATRIISRWAAEASAMVAVSPFALLDMLIVMWRNQRMISRIAQLYGVKLGYWARVRLWRQVFANIVYAGLSEVAVDLGAQWVSAELLTRLSTRAGQGLGAGLLTARLGYQVIELCRPMPFEKVKKPGYLKLQKDLLSQLKSVLPFVYKSRQAKATATSEQEVEN, from the coding sequence ATGAGCGATCCGCGCAAATTAACTTACTATCCGGTGGATGAACCAGCGGTGGAATTTTCTGATACTTATAATACGCCCGGGCAACCCGGACACGAACCTGTTTCCGGCCAAGCAACTGCGGGCGCAAAGTCTGGTCGCTGGGGTAAGTGGCTGGCACTGGGATTAGTTGTTGCTTTAACCGCCGCCGTTATTGAATCGGTATTGATGGTTATTGAGCGTTTTCAACAGAATATATTTTTAGGCAGTTTATGGGCGGTTGGTTTTGGTGTGATTGCGTTGGCACTATTGGGCTTTATGGTGCGCGAAATCAGGTTGCTGCAAAAGTTGAAACGGCGCTGGAAAAAACAGTCTGAAGATTCCAAACCGGAGCAACAGTTACAGCTTCTGCAACATCCGGATTTAGAACATCGCTGGCAGCAAATTAAACAACCGTACTGGTCTGCGGATGAAGAACGTGAACGCTTTGAAGTGGACGTTTTAAACCGTATAGACCAGCAGGCTACCCGTATTATCAGTCGCTGGGCGGCAGAAGCTTCGGCTATGGTTGCAGTGAGCCCCTTTGCTTTGTTGGATATGCTTATCGTTATGTGGCGTAACCAGCGGATGATATCGCGTATTGCCCAGTTGTACGGCGTAAAACTGGGGTACTGGGCCAGAGTTCGCTTATGGCGCCAGGTGTTTGCCAATATTGTCTACGCAGGGCTTAGCGAAGTCGCGGTAGATTTAGGCGCTCAGTGGGTTAGTGCTGAACTATTAACGCGTTTATCAACCCGGGCCGGACAAGGTTTAGGAGCCGGTTTGCTTACCGCCAGACTGGGCTACCAAGTGATTGAATTATGCCGACCCATGCCGTTCGAAAAGGTCAAAAAGCCGGGCTATTTAAAACTGCAAAAAGACTTACTAAGTCAGCTAAAGAGCGTTTTACCTTTTGTTTATAAATCGCGTCAGGCAAAGGCTACAGCAACATCTGAGCAGGAAGTGGAAAACTAG
- a CDS encoding homogentisate 1,2-dioxygenase: MRKWISFPKQVGKSSRQAHADFPEQAIYEREAGRSGFFGPATHFHHQHAPTGWSEWRGPLRPRAFDFNKLEAIAPENPWLTPDLLHNSNCRFRLWHCHSKMDYLVRNADGDDLLFVHEGSGHLHCDYGHIHLVKGDYFLIPRSTNWRLEPDETMQLLMIEATNGSYSLPEKGLVGNHAIFDPAVLDTPDIDEAFQAQYSEEQWQVYVKRHQQVSVITYPYNPLDAIGWHGELAPVRLNWRDIRPLMSHRYHLPPSAHTTFVADRFVVCTFVPRPIESDPGALKVPFYHNNDDYDEVLFYHEGDFFSRDNIDRGMVTFHPAGFTHGPHPKAFKAGREHKKKFTDEVAVMLDTRDALQASDEALAVENPDYVYSWQEK; encoded by the coding sequence ATGCGTAAATGGATCAGCTTTCCGAAACAGGTGGGCAAGTCGTCTCGACAAGCTCACGCTGATTTTCCGGAGCAGGCCATTTATGAACGTGAAGCTGGTCGTAGTGGCTTTTTCGGCCCGGCCACGCATTTTCACCATCAGCATGCTCCGACCGGTTGGTCGGAGTGGCGTGGGCCCTTGCGTCCACGGGCTTTTGACTTTAATAAGTTAGAAGCCATAGCTCCGGAAAATCCCTGGTTAACGCCTGACTTACTGCACAATAGTAATTGCCGTTTTCGCTTGTGGCATTGCCACAGCAAAATGGATTATTTAGTGCGTAATGCCGACGGCGATGACTTGCTCTTTGTTCATGAAGGCAGTGGTCATCTGCACTGTGACTACGGGCACATTCACCTAGTGAAAGGGGACTACTTCTTAATTCCCCGCTCTACTAACTGGCGGCTAGAACCCGATGAAACCATGCAGTTGCTGATGATTGAGGCAACTAATGGCTCTTATAGCCTGCCAGAGAAAGGCCTGGTGGGTAATCATGCTATTTTTGATCCGGCAGTGCTGGATACGCCGGATATCGATGAGGCGTTTCAGGCTCAATACAGTGAAGAACAGTGGCAGGTGTATGTAAAACGTCATCAGCAGGTGTCGGTTATTACTTATCCTTATAACCCGCTGGACGCGATAGGCTGGCACGGCGAATTAGCTCCGGTTCGTCTGAACTGGCGGGATATCCGACCGTTAATGAGTCATCGTTATCATTTGCCGCCATCGGCGCACACCACGTTTGTTGCGGATCGTTTTGTGGTCTGTACTTTTGTTCCGCGTCCCATTGAGTCAGACCCGGGCGCATTGAAGGTGCCGTTTTACCACAACAATGACGATTACGACGAAGTGCTGTTCTATCATGAAGGTGACTTTTTCAGTCGTGATAATATCGACCGCGGTATGGTAACCTTCCATCCGGCAGGCTTTACTCATGGCCCACACCCGAAAGCATTTAAAGCCGGGCGTGAGCATAAAAAGAAATTCACAGACGAAGTTGCGGTTATGCTTGATACCCGCGATGCCTTGCAAGCAAGCGACGAGGCACTAGCGGTTGAGAACCCGGACTACGTCTACAGTTGGCAGGAGAAATAA
- a CDS encoding YcjX family protein, which produces MSRFQKLQHQTRDVIHRGFDRHIRLAVTGLSGAGKTALITGLLEQLLYANETQQLPYFKVKQQQRLNGCRLHTSSNWQVSRFDYEGAIDCLTTDVPRWPQSTRDVSEIRVEIKYKPHRGLAGRVLDTRRLTLDLIDYPGEWLLDLPLLQLSYDEWSQQQQSLLKAELRYKLAESWLTKVETAANAASEDKAEQQIRELASGYRTFLRQCREQKLLLLQPGRMVLPGELEGAPALEFFPWPLSQPVPDAWAKRLREKYRYYQQHIVTPFYQKYFKHFNRQVVLVDVLQALQNGEHHFAELQLAINELMKSFSYGNNSLLKRLMSPVIDKVALVATKADSIAPQDHQKLTELLRVMTQKQRQELQFDQIPHQVFSVAGIATSQIKKLSNGTTVLDGINENREFVRVGAPEVPDAIPTAADWQQGYIYPQFYPGFTAQNSPLPHIRLDQLLEYVLGDKLK; this is translated from the coding sequence GTGAGCCGTTTTCAAAAGCTACAACACCAAACCCGCGACGTTATTCATCGCGGGTTTGATCGTCATATACGTCTGGCTGTAACGGGGTTAAGCGGCGCGGGAAAAACCGCATTAATCACCGGTTTACTTGAGCAGCTATTGTATGCAAACGAAACGCAGCAATTGCCTTATTTTAAAGTAAAGCAACAACAGCGTCTTAATGGCTGTCGCTTACACACCAGCAGTAACTGGCAAGTCTCGCGTTTTGACTACGAAGGGGCAATAGACTGTTTAACCACAGATGTGCCCCGGTGGCCGCAGTCGACACGCGATGTGAGTGAAATACGTGTCGAAATAAAATATAAGCCGCATCGAGGGTTAGCCGGGCGAGTGCTTGATACCCGTCGCTTAACCCTGGACTTAATTGATTATCCAGGCGAGTGGCTGCTGGATTTACCTCTTTTGCAATTGAGCTATGACGAGTGGAGTCAGCAACAGCAGAGCTTACTAAAAGCTGAACTGCGATATAAGCTGGCAGAGAGCTGGTTGACTAAGGTGGAAACGGCAGCAAACGCTGCGTCAGAGGATAAAGCTGAGCAGCAGATACGTGAACTGGCATCGGGTTATCGCACTTTTTTACGCCAGTGCCGGGAGCAAAAATTACTACTATTGCAGCCGGGAAGAATGGTGTTGCCCGGAGAGCTGGAGGGAGCTCCTGCGCTGGAGTTTTTCCCCTGGCCGTTGTCACAACCAGTACCCGATGCCTGGGCGAAACGTCTGCGCGAGAAATACCGTTACTATCAGCAGCATATTGTGACTCCGTTTTATCAAAAGTACTTTAAGCACTTTAACCGGCAGGTTGTGCTAGTTGATGTTCTGCAGGCGTTGCAGAATGGAGAGCATCATTTTGCGGAATTACAGTTGGCAATAAATGAGCTGATGAAGAGCTTTTCATATGGCAATAACAGTTTGCTTAAGAGGTTGATGTCGCCGGTTATTGATAAAGTCGCGCTGGTTGCGACAAAAGCCGACAGTATTGCCCCGCAAGACCATCAAAAACTGACGGAATTATTGCGTGTTATGACGCAGAAGCAGCGTCAGGAATTACAGTTTGATCAAATACCGCACCAGGTATTTAGCGTTGCTGGTATTGCCACCAGTCAAATTAAGAAATTAAGTAACGGCACAACAGTTCTGGACGGAATTAATGAAAACCGTGAGTTTGTGCGGGTTGGGGCACCCGAGGTACCTGATGCCATACCAACAGCTGCAGACTGGCAACAAGGCTATATTTATCCGCAGTTTTATCCCGGCTTCACCGCGCAGAATTCACCTCTGCCGCACATCCGGCTGGACCAGCTACTTGAATACGTTCTGGGAGATAAACTCAAATGA
- a CDS encoding fumarylacetoacetate hydrolase family protein produces MKLATYRNGTRDGQLMVVSRNLSSAVAVPAIASCMQELLDNWDGIAPKLEKIYQQLNDSDVDGSVQFDEALCESPLPRAYQWADGSAYVNHVELVRRARGAEIPESFWEDPLMYQGGSDDFLAPYDDIEMSSTEWGIDFEGEVAVITDDVPMGVDAKTAGQHIKLLMLVNDVSLRGLIPGELGKGFGFFQSKPSSAFSPVAVTPDELGDAWEANKVHLPLLSEYNGKAFGKPNAGEDMTFDFGQLVAHAAKTRHLGAGAIIGSGTVSNKQGTDHGTAIEEGGVGYSCIAEVRMIETIRDGKPATQFMQFGDTIKMEMKDDGGQSIFGTINQKVVQYEGPEK; encoded by the coding sequence ATGAAACTCGCCACATACAGAAATGGTACTCGTGACGGTCAGTTAATGGTGGTCAGCAGAAATTTAAGTTCGGCAGTAGCGGTTCCGGCCATTGCGTCTTGCATGCAAGAGTTGCTCGACAACTGGGACGGTATTGCGCCTAAGCTCGAAAAAATCTATCAGCAGCTTAACGACAGTGACGTTGATGGCAGCGTCCAGTTCGATGAAGCTTTGTGTGAATCACCTTTACCTCGCGCGTATCAGTGGGCCGATGGAAGTGCCTATGTAAACCACGTTGAATTGGTTCGCCGTGCACGTGGTGCTGAAATACCAGAAAGCTTCTGGGAAGATCCTTTAATGTATCAGGGCGGCTCGGATGACTTTTTAGCGCCGTACGATGACATTGAAATGAGCAGTACTGAATGGGGCATTGACTTTGAAGGCGAAGTTGCCGTTATTACTGATGATGTGCCTATGGGTGTTGATGCTAAAACCGCCGGACAACATATTAAGCTGTTGATGCTGGTTAATGACGTATCACTGCGCGGGCTTATTCCTGGCGAGCTGGGCAAAGGCTTTGGTTTCTTTCAGAGTAAACCATCCTCAGCTTTCTCGCCGGTTGCGGTAACACCAGACGAACTGGGCGATGCCTGGGAAGCCAATAAGGTTCATTTACCGCTATTGTCAGAGTACAACGGTAAAGCCTTTGGTAAACCTAATGCGGGTGAAGACATGACCTTTGACTTTGGCCAATTGGTTGCTCATGCAGCGAAGACTCGTCATTTAGGAGCGGGTGCCATTATTGGCTCGGGTACAGTTTCCAATAAGCAGGGAACTGACCACGGAACCGCTATTGAAGAAGGCGGTGTTGGTTACAGCTGTATTGCTGAAGTGCGTATGATTGAAACCATTCGTGATGGCAAGCCGGCGACGCAGTTTATGCAGTTTGGTGACACCATCAAAATGGAAATGAAAGATGATGGTGGTCAGTCAATATTTGGCACCATTAACCAAAAAGTTGTTCAATACGAAGGTCCTGAAAAGTGA
- the phhA gene encoding phenylalanine 4-monooxygenase, with translation MGKQSQYVSRQPDENGIIHWSDEENGIWKDLVERQLECIPGKACDEYMKGLELLDLPKDRLPQMHEINEVLERETGWQVAQVPALIPFDEFFRLLANKQFPVATFIRTREEFDYLQEPDIFHEIFGHCPLLTNPAFAHFTHQYGKLGLAATPKERVYLARLYWFTVEFGLLKTEEGIRIYGGGILSSPEETEYAVNSDIPERKPLKALDALRTPYRIDIIQPIYYTIESVDELFKISDMDIMSLVHEAMELGLFEPKFPPKDVA, from the coding sequence ATGGGTAAACAAAGTCAATACGTATCAAGGCAACCGGATGAAAACGGTATTATTCACTGGAGCGACGAGGAAAACGGGATTTGGAAAGATCTCGTAGAGCGTCAGCTGGAATGCATACCCGGAAAAGCTTGCGATGAGTATATGAAGGGACTGGAATTACTCGACCTGCCGAAGGATCGCTTGCCACAAATGCATGAAATTAATGAAGTACTGGAGCGAGAAACTGGCTGGCAAGTCGCTCAGGTTCCTGCGTTAATTCCATTTGATGAGTTTTTCCGTTTACTGGCAAACAAGCAGTTTCCGGTAGCGACCTTTATTCGTACACGGGAAGAATTCGATTACTTACAGGAACCGGATATTTTTCACGAAATATTTGGGCATTGTCCGTTATTAACGAACCCGGCGTTTGCGCATTTTACACACCAATACGGTAAGTTAGGTTTGGCGGCCACACCGAAAGAACGAGTTTATCTGGCTCGTCTGTACTGGTTTACCGTAGAGTTCGGGTTGTTAAAAACCGAAGAAGGCATTCGAATTTATGGCGGCGGTATTTTATCCTCACCGGAGGAAACTGAATACGCGGTTAACAGCGATATACCGGAGCGGAAACCGCTGAAAGCCTTAGATGCGCTACGTACACCCTACCGAATTGATATTATTCAACCTATCTACTACACCATAGAGAGTGTGGACGAGCTGTTTAAGATATCCGATATGGATATCATGTCGCTGGTTCATGAAGCGATGGAGCTTGGGTTGTTTGAACCGAAATTTCCACCAAAAGATGTAGCCTAA